The Phragmites australis chromosome 15, lpPhrAust1.1, whole genome shotgun sequence genome window below encodes:
- the LOC133893273 gene encoding uncharacterized protein LOC133893273 has product MTTKEYILIIEVDLECEKCYKKIQKVLCKLQPKENIRKIDYYDKKNIIAITGPFDPEKLSRKLRCKACEVIKDIKVYKPHEEKKPEAKKPDEEKKPEEKKPEEKKSDEKKSDEKKTDDKKPADDKKSGDKKPAEDKKSDEKEKPKDDAKATAAAAVPSSSATTVNLQFTNMCVICYPWPCSDPGHLGVHPQHPPQPQWPCEGMAPPQLPAPGHHQHPQPPWGAAPKWAPCGGPSYCGGCRSCHGGAGGMYGWAPPAPQPMCCPGPSACRGCNGCRMVRESKFSYEEYPPSACAIM; this is encoded by the exons ATGACAACGAAG GAATACATTTTGATCATTGAAGTGGACCTTGAGTGCGAGAAATGCTACAAGAAGATTCAGAAAGTCCTCTGCAAACTCCAGC CGAAGGAGAACATCAGGAAGATTGATTACTACGACAAGAAGAACATAATCGCAATCACGGGGCCTTTCGACCCAGAGAAGCTGTCCAGGAAGCTAAGGTGCAAGGCCTGCGAGGTGATCAAGGACATCAAGGTCTACAAGCCTCATGAAGAGAAGAAGCCCGAGGCCAAGAAACCGGACGAGGAGAAGAAGCCGGAGGAGAAGAAGCCGGAAGAGAAGAAGTCCGACGAGAAGAAGTCCGACGAGAAGAAGACTGACGACAAGAAACCGGCGGACGACAAGAAGTCCGGCGATAAGAAACCTGCAGAAGACAAGAAAAGTGACGAAAAGGAGAAGCCCAAGGATGACGCGAAggccacggccgccgccgcggtgccGTCGTCGTCGGCCACAACGGTGAACCTGCAGTTCACGAACATGTGCGTCATCTGCTACCCGTGGCCGTGCAGCGACCCGGGGCACTTGGGCGTCCACCCACAGCACCCGCCTCAACCTCAGTGGCCGTGCGAAGGGATGGCGCCGCCGCAGCTGCCCGCCCCGGGCCACCACCAGCACCCGCAACCGCCCTGGGGTGCAGCTCCGAAATGGGCGCCGTGCGGGGGCCCGTCGTACTGCGGAGGGTGCAGGTCGTGccacggcggcgccggcggcatgTACGGTTGGGCACCGCCGGCGCCGCAGCCCATGTGCTGCCCCGGGCCGTCGGCGTGCAGAGGATGCAATGGCTGCCGGATGGTCCGTGAGAGCAAGTTCAGCTACGAAGAGTACCCTCCCAGCGCGTGTGCCATCATGTGA